The genomic DNA TCATTTTCTATTTTATTTTTTTCAAAAGTTGCGATATCAAATTTTTTCATTGTTTTTTTTGTTTTTTGTTGTGCAACACATCCATTTATACCAAAAGAAATGGCGATTATATACATTAGTTTCATCAATTATTCTTTTTCAATATTACTTTGTATGAGGTTCCATTGCCATTGGTATGTGCTGATTACAGGAATTAAATCAGGACCTATATCGGAGTAATCCATAATATTATCAGTTTTATACTGTTGAAAAGTAAAGTTGCTATGATTGTCAAAAGTATGATAAAGTCCCATAGCATGAAAGGTTTCATGTGCTAAAGTGCTATCAGTTAAGCCAGGTCTTAATACAATTACAGAGCGAGACGATTCTGGAGCGGGAATATTATAAGCCCTACCATATAAACCGCCTTGTTCTTCATCTATGAAATAAATTTTATAATGTTTGCTATAATCTATATCGCTATTTTTTTCGAGTACAGCATTCAA from Tenacibaculum maritimum NCIMB 2154 includes the following:
- a CDS encoding zinc metalloprotease produces the protein MYRKFAGKLKILANDKTHRYTTNIVFVKVKTELKARDIKEGSTTNGKSQLTKYLSQTLTKATYSTVLLDLSSDTLFNQKFAPLGTLINADTDEFQDYLNAVLEKNSDIDYSKHYKIYFIDEEQGGLYGRAYNIPAPESSRSVIVLRPGLTDSTLAHETFHAMGLYHTFDNHSNFTFQQYKTDNIMDYSDIGPDLIPVISTYQWQWNLIQSNIEKE